In the Drosophila virilis strain 15010-1051.87 chromosome 4, Dvir_AGI_RSII-ME, whole genome shotgun sequence genome, TGAGCAAATCTCAACTTACATTCGCTTGGATGAGCCCGTCCAGCGCATAGGGCACTATGATGCCAGCCAAGGTACCAATGCCATTGGATAAGCCCATCAGGATGCTCGCGTATCGAGGCGCTATATCCAAATGATTCACATTGTAGCCGGAGATGGCAAAGCCACTGAAGGCGACGCCGCAGGTTAGCGCAAACATGGCGCCCGTCTACAAGAAGGACTAGCTGTATATATCGCCGGGCCGCTGACCAGCCCCACTGCCCAATACTCACCGCCGTGGAGGAATGCGCGACAAACAGAAAGAATAGACCCTCCATGCCAAAGCCGCCGCAGTTGAAGAGCTTGCGCACATTCGTCGTGGAGAGTATGCCATTTTTGCGCAAATGATCCGCCAGCATGCCGCCAAAGGGCACGATTGTGGTCATTATCAAATGGGGCAACGAGCCCACAAAGCCCGCCTCCTCCACCTTAAAGCCAAACTTGTGCTTGAGGAACGATGACTGAAACAGCACCAGTAAATAAAAGTTCCAGGAGCGGCAAAAATTTGCCACTATAATCGCATAGACGGGCATGGAGCGCAGCATTTGGCGCCACGGAGTTGTCTTGAACGACGGCATTGTTGGATGCGCCGATTCGCCCAGCGATTTCTCAATATACTTCAGTTCGGGTATGCTAATGGCGGGATGCTTGCGCGGATTCTCAAAGCACAACCAAATCCAGAACAGGTACCAAATGATGCCAAATGCGCCATACGCATAGAAGGGCGCCTGATAGCCAACGGCATCGGCCAGCAGCCCGGATAGCGGCAGACCCACCACGACGCCCGCATACGAACCGGAGAAGGCCAATGTGGCCAGGCGGGAGCGCTCCATGGGTGGCGCCCAGAAGCGCCAAATGCCGTGACAAGCTGGATATGTTACGCCCTGTGGATGGAGTGAAGCAGTTGCTCAAAATGATTGCAAAGCCAagctggcacacacacacaggcacacacccacgcacaggcacacacCCACTCGCACACAAAGAAAtcgcattaaaataaatgcttttgttattttcgttttcatttttttttttttttttgttgtgcccAACCCCCGGTTTAGGACATGTTTTCATTTCACATATTTGCTTTATCATAAAGCAAAATCCTTCCACTTACCCGCCACACCCACCCCCGGCACAGACAACGCCCCGCCCCCAAAGAATAGTCATGTAATCCTTCTTAGCTTTGATCTGTCGCCGGGTTGGCGAAAAAttcgaaatcgaaatcgaattTGATTTGGAATttagatgtttttttttctccttgTATACTTACCTCAAAGAGTCCCTGCAGCACGCGCACACATATGACCACATGGCCGTGCATCAGAGTCATCGCGAAGGGCACAAACAGATGCAGCGAGGCGGAGCTTACAATCGAGAGCCCGAAAATCTTGTTCGCCGGAAACTTGGATGCAATAAAACCGCCGGGTATTTGTGTAACCAGATAGCCCCAAAAGAAGGATGAGTCCACATGGCTTTCCACAGCAACTGTCCAGTTCATAAAGACGGTCTAtcgagagggggagagagagcgtGTCAAAGAGATTGAatcggagagagagagagagcaagaggcTGAGGCTAAGCAGCCGAGCCTAAGAGGAAGAGTCACAATCATTAAAATTTGTGCCGCGGGCCTTTATTAACGAGCGACAAGCGGAAGCTATGcgtatatatgtgtttgtgtgtgtgtgcttggctgTATGTGAGTGGGCGTGACTATGTGTGTGACTTTTGAGTGATGTgaaaacgcacacacatatacactcTAATTGACAACAGCTTTGCCATCAAATGAAGCAAATTTAATCCCAAACTCCACTCATGTCTTTTATGTCTCCTTAGATGgtattataacattttatttttcagttaTTCGCTTGGAGAACAACATTGAAAACTTggttttttgaatttttataacTTTAACTTGGAAAAGTACCAGAAGATTGTtccatacaaaaattaattgtttgatGAGTTTTCGCATGAGTttaatgatttaattttaGGATATAGCGATCCGCTGTTTATGAGAGCTATATttccctctgcaagggtattatatATTCCACAATTCGTCTGAACAGTTTTGTTTGTCAGTTGAGCTCCTTTCAGCTTGTATTGGCTGCTTACCCCATTGTGCTCGCCTTTAAGCTTGGCGGCTGACATGTTGCAACGCATGCCGAAGGCAATCATGAATCCCACGCAGGCCATTGTAGCGATGGTGTACCGTGCCGGCATGCAGGGGCATTCCGCCTTGCAGTACTTGTCGATTTTGCGCAGCGGCGGCCTTTCGATCTCCTCGAAGGAGGCGGGCGAGTCCGGTcgatcgtcgtcgtcgtcatagGCGTGTCCGCCGCCGGGGCCGCGTCCCTCGCGTTCGCCACCCTCCATTTCCTCATAGCCGCCGTGTCCGCCATGGTAGCTCTGCGATATCTCGAACTTCTCCATATTCGGCTTGAGGCTGCAAAGATGGTAAGGCAAGCACAGAGGGCATAACTCATGCCAATTAGTTGACAGCTGCAGCGAAATGGGGCAGCAACAGGTGAGAAGGCGTGACAAAGGGAGAGAGGCATTTGGTCAGGGGGAACAGCGtgtaaaaacacaaatattttcagcTTGTTAGAGTAAGAAACCCCTCCACCTCAGCGCCCAGCTGGACCGCTGCTGCCTGTTGTTTTCCCAGCGGCATTTGCGGCTTCTTTGGGGGTTGGCATCGAGTCATCCAATTGAAAtagaattcaattttattaagTGCCGATAGACCGGGGGGACATTTCAAGTCGATTTGGCTGCCAGGTAGCGattttttaacttttctcGATTTGATTTCTCTTGATTTATAAATCAGATTGCGGCTTAAAGCTCGCCATTTAACAGCGTTTACCGCACTGACAAAGGCTGATTGATGACAGCCTGTGTATTTTGGCTTAATGTATGACAATGTGGTGGGAGCAACGGCAAAGGCCGCATTAACCCTGCCTAAGTGACACATCAGCATTGATAACCTCATCAGAGGCTGCGTTAACAACTCCCTTCggctctgtctctctctggCATTTCTCTTCATAAATATCCAGACATTCGCCTGGCCTCCGCCCCAAAACAAACTAATAAGAAgccaccagcaaaaaaaaacaacaaaaaaatgccaCTACTGTAGAACGGAGCCACATCCGAACATCCCAGCGTCGTCTTCGCCGTCGCCGTTTGTCACATAACTCAAATGTCTGCTAGCAAAGCTACCCTCGTCTGGTCACGCAGCTTCCTTGTAGTCCTTGCGCCTTGACCGACTTTAATGCCGGCTCGTCTGACGCCAATTTTATGCGCTATTTATGGCCACTCGCATACATTTATGCGTTGTGAACATTAGAACTTTGTAGCAATGTTTGTCAGCAATCGAAAAGACACAGCAATAGCTATTGGCAAGGAAAATGCTATATCCTCGGGTAattatctgttttttttttttaagaaaatccTTCTTAGGTTGAAAAAGAGTATTTTTACTAAACTGTTTGCCCTGACTAATTGATtgatgataaataaataaagcccAACCCATTAGAGCTAAgaaattgcatattttacaATAAGAGCGGAATTTTTAGAATTCCCACCGCAATTGTGAAAAATTGGTGGTTGGCATTTTCATAGGAGAGTTTACCCAATATTTTGACTACAAAATTGGAAAGCGCATATCGAATTCGTGCTAagaaaaatttcaattgtgtttggctttctgttttctttttattttttttgccgcCTTGATAAACTATTCCGCAAGTTTTTCAGCCACTTATTTGGCGCGTTTGATTGTCAGTAAAAATTTTGCAGACTTTAGGGCG is a window encoding:
- the VGlut gene encoding vesicular glutamate transporter 1 is translated as MKGLTAFKEKATGVFSGLKPNMEKFEISQSYHGGHGGYEEMEGGEREGRGPGGGHAYDDDDDRPDSPASFEEIERPPLRKIDKYCKAECPCMPARYTIATMACVGFMIAFGMRCNMSAAKLKGEHNGTVFMNWTVAVESHVDSSFFWGYLVTQIPGGFIASKFPANKIFGLSIVSSASLHLFVPFAMTLMHGHVVICVRVLQGLFEGVTYPACHGIWRFWAPPMERSRLATLAFSGSYAGVVVGLPLSGLLADAVGYQAPFYAYGAFGIIWYLFWIWLCFENPRKHPAISIPELKYIEKSLGESAHPTMPSFKTTPWRQMLRSMPVYAIIVANFCRSWNFYLLVLFQSSFLKHKFGFKVEEAGFVGSLPHLIMTTIVPFGGMLADHLRKNGILSTTNVRKLFNCGGFGMEGLFFLFVAHSSTATGAMFALTCGVAFSGFAISGYNVNHLDIAPRYASILMGLSNGIGTLAGIIVPYALDGLIQANPTGCWTTVFTLAACVHLIGCTFYGIFASGELQPWAEPPPEEQQVWAPPAGAITHDDPSQAGMLGTYMKETQFGAPEYTEQSQMQQSNAISYGATGHVANNPFALAASAPIAEEPAQPPYVDNAYDYTQGQIPPSTNPYEQPAYQQQ